Proteins from a genomic interval of Bacteroidota bacterium:
- a CDS encoding LamG-like jellyroll fold domain-containing protein has translation MKKSTLVLFAAILSFCSIQIARSQPVPEILWYKFDVAGTSVTNYASAPPAGTATGTLNGGLTQGGTGQCGHTLIGTGAASSTDYVNTGWATSFPTRGWTISFWTSNIGPSATLFYIFGDANSGSFRCFTNGVAGANNWILRGPFTDVPVTGAAIVAPTLTTFVYDSLAGNIKAYVNGVLVNTVTEAPITISGAGPYKVCGYATNVGLPAAGNMDEYRIYNRPLSAAEVMQLMYPHTSSTINVTKCNSYTSPSGLHTWTSPGTYNDTILNVANCDSIITINLNIITEIFRNLTVTEYFSYTSPSGLYTWTNSGIYNDTIPSVGGCDSIITIDLTIRTNPEPGLLYYKFDESGTTVTNYGVYQPAGTATATLTGTITQGNNGQCGGALIGTGGSGNVDYLNTGWATSLNNTSWTISFWSSDIGAVSPATYIFGDATAGSFRCFTGGAAGTNNWLLRGSFNEVYANGAATTSPTLTTFVYDKNLGNIKSYVNGVLNSTVAQPPLYISGMGFHVGSYNSGPGLPLNGLMDEFRFYDRALSQPEILALLDLSTTGSMSTTVCDSYVSPSGNYTWTGSGIYNDTIPNMAGCDSIITIDLTVKHATSSTINPEQCYSYLSPSGNYTWTTSGLYNDTIPNVAGCDSIIAVNLTIDNSTTGAISPEVCFSYVSPSGLHTWTSSGMHADTIPNVAGCDSIISINLTIKTVDTAVTQSGITLTASASGATYQWLDCDDAFAEITGENAQSFTPDSDGNYAVAVTQNGCTDTSDCRNVSGTGISTTEKAGRISVQPNPSTGLITITAESTPALIEISDIRGSRIMKIVPSNQATVIDLSELEPGMYMVKVLLEKNVYVNRIILTR, from the coding sequence ATGAAAAAATCTACCCTTGTATTATTTGCTGCGATACTTAGTTTCTGCAGTATTCAGATTGCAAGATCACAACCGGTACCTGAGATTTTATGGTATAAATTTGACGTCGCGGGAACCAGTGTGACCAATTATGCGAGCGCACCACCCGCCGGTACGGCAACAGGCACTCTGAACGGTGGTCTTACTCAAGGCGGCACAGGTCAATGCGGCCACACTCTTATTGGCACCGGTGCAGCAAGCAGTACCGACTATGTGAACACGGGATGGGCTACAAGTTTCCCGACCCGGGGATGGACAATTTCCTTCTGGACTTCAAACATTGGTCCGAGCGCTACGCTGTTTTATATTTTTGGGGATGCCAATTCAGGAAGTTTCCGTTGTTTTACCAATGGCGTTGCCGGAGCAAATAACTGGATATTGAGGGGTCCGTTCACAGATGTTCCGGTAACTGGAGCCGCCATTGTAGCACCCACACTCACTACGTTTGTGTATGATTCACTGGCAGGAAATATCAAAGCTTACGTCAATGGAGTACTTGTGAACACCGTAACCGAAGCTCCTATCACAATAAGCGGTGCCGGACCCTACAAGGTTTGCGGTTATGCAACAAATGTGGGACTTCCTGCCGCGGGTAATATGGATGAATACCGTATTTACAACCGTCCGCTTTCGGCAGCCGAGGTTATGCAGCTTATGTATCCTCATACCAGTTCAACGATTAACGTTACAAAATGTAATTCTTATACATCACCCAGCGGACTGCACACCTGGACGAGCCCGGGCACGTATAATGACACTATCCTTAATGTAGCAAACTGCGACAGTATCATCACCATAAACCTGAATATAATTACTGAAATCTTCAGGAATTTAACAGTAACTGAATACTTCTCATACACTTCTCCCAGCGGACTATATACCTGGACAAACAGTGGTATATATAACGACACGATTCCAAGCGTGGGCGGCTGCGACAGTATTATTACTATTGACCTTACTATCCGCACGAATCCTGAACCGGGTCTGCTGTACTACAAATTTGATGAAAGCGGAACCACCGTAACTAATTATGGTGTTTACCAGCCGGCAGGTACGGCAACCGCCACCCTTACGGGCACAATAACGCAAGGCAACAACGGACAATGCGGAGGTGCGCTGATTGGTACGGGTGGTTCAGGAAACGTAGATTATTTGAATACCGGATGGGCAACTTCACTCAACAATACATCCTGGACCATTTCTTTCTGGTCATCTGATATTGGAGCCGTTTCGCCGGCGACCTACATTTTTGGTGATGCGACTGCAGGAAGTTTCAGGTGTTTTACTGGCGGCGCCGCCGGAACAAACAACTGGTTGTTGAGAGGGTCATTTAACGAAGTTTATGCTAACGGTGCGGCAACCACAAGCCCTACACTTACGACCTTTGTGTATGACAAGAATCTGGGTAATATCAAATCCTATGTAAATGGAGTACTTAATTCTACCGTTGCACAGCCACCCCTTTACATCAGCGGTATGGGATTTCATGTTGGCAGTTATAATTCAGGTCCCGGACTTCCCCTGAACGGACTGATGGATGAATTCCGCTTTTATGACAGAGCGCTTTCTCAACCCGAAATTTTGGCGCTGCTTGATTTGTCCACGACAGGCTCAATGTCCACGACCGTATGCGACAGCTATGTATCACCCAGCGGCAACTATACATGGACAGGCAGCGGTATTTATAACGACACCATACCAAACATGGCAGGGTGCGACAGTATCATTACGATAGACCTTACCGTGAAACATGCCACTTCGTCTACGATTAATCCTGAGCAATGCTATAGTTATCTATCACCCAGCGGTAACTATACATGGACCACATCGGGTTTATATAATGATACCATCCCGAATGTTGCCGGCTGCGACAGCATCATTGCAGTGAATCTCACTATTGATAACAGTACTACCGGGGCTATTTCTCCGGAAGTTTGTTTCAGTTATGTTTCGCCCAGCGGGCTGCATACATGGACTTCATCAGGTATGCATGCTGATACTATACCGAATGTGGCCGGTTGCGATTCTATCATAAGTATCAATCTTACTATTAAAACAGTTGACACAGCAGTCACCCAAAGCGGAATAACGCTCACTGCTTCAGCATCCGGTGCAACTTATCAGTGGCTTGACTGCGATGACGCCTTTGCCGAAATAACGGGTGAAAACGCTCAGTCTTTTACACCCGATTCGGATGGCAATTATGCGGTTGCTGTAACTCAAAACGGATGTACGGATACATCAGACTGCCGGAATGTAAGCGGTACAGGTATTTCAACTACAGAAAAGGCAGGACGTATCAGCGTGCAGCCAAACCCAAGTACCGGACTCATAACGATTACGGCAGAATCGACACCTGCCTTAATAGAGATTTCGGATATCCGCGGCAGCAGAATAATGAAGATAGTCCCTTCAAATCAGGCGACCGTCATTGATTTAAGCGAGCTCGAACCCGGGATGTATATGGTAAAAGTACTTCTGGAGAAGAATGTTTATGTAAACAGAATTATCCTCACCAGATAA
- a CDS encoding tail fiber domain-containing protein — MAVVILYAAVSFAQAPQRINYQAVARDNMGAVIVSSPVCFYLIVHDGTPGGTDIYHEYHTASTNQFGIVNLEIGGGTNIAGVFNNINWGSGNKYLEVKLDAACMSNYTSIGTPQLLSVPYALYANVSGNGGTPGPTGPTGPTGSGTGLPNGTVAGNTTYWNGTSWVVNSDNIFNNGANVGVGTPVPASKLEVKGTGVTNGTSGFNVTNSLGNSIFFVRDDGAIGIKKTNPGAELDINGMLRISEFNSGPGYAGFYLPTGSSQTLYALPMADGNSGQFLSTNGAGQLSWASGGGGGGGILSCTTTANSDYTIRGNGGGTYECTDALMVSSSGYVSVNTSPSSSYRFRVNGNTGIGSSPSSSYTLSVDGTGHFTDYVGIGTTPSSSYDLRVYGNVGIGSSPSSSYDLSVSGDSYITGGLGVGTTPNSSGLRVGSSSNFYVPTSMGNSSGTTLVVSGGTVYKLSSSRRYKDNIKDITYNKESIFKLRPVSYNYKSTGKPDVGLIAEEVDQVMPSLVIYEAKPMVGADGKPVIDKDGNIEYSKTDFIPEGVKYDRLSIYLLEIIKDHDKQLNEMRTIIDQQQKQIDQLLKK; from the coding sequence ATGGCAGTAGTTATATTATATGCTGCTGTGTCTTTTGCACAAGCTCCGCAAAGGATAAATTATCAGGCTGTAGCCCGCGATAATATGGGCGCTGTTATCGTATCATCGCCTGTATGCTTTTACCTCATCGTTCACGACGGTACACCGGGTGGAACAGATATCTATCACGAATATCATACGGCTTCCACCAACCAGTTCGGTATTGTTAATCTTGAGATTGGCGGCGGAACAAACATTGCCGGCGTCTTTAATAATATCAACTGGGGCAGCGGAAACAAATATCTGGAAGTAAAACTCGATGCTGCCTGCATGAGCAATTATACAAGTATTGGTACACCCCAGCTGCTCAGTGTTCCTTATGCACTGTATGCCAATGTTTCGGGCAATGGCGGCACTCCCGGTCCCACAGGTCCTACCGGTCCTACCGGTTCAGGAACAGGACTTCCGAACGGAACCGTAGCGGGAAATACTACCTACTGGAATGGTACGTCGTGGGTGGTGAACAGCGATAATATTTTTAATAACGGCGCAAATGTGGGCGTAGGAACTCCCGTTCCCGCTTCCAAACTTGAAGTAAAAGGTACCGGCGTTACGAATGGAACATCCGGATTCAACGTTACGAACAGTCTGGGCAATTCCATCTTCTTTGTCCGCGACGACGGCGCCATCGGTATCAAGAAAACAAATCCCGGAGCCGAACTCGATATCAACGGCATGCTGCGGATTTCCGAATTCAACAGCGGTCCCGGATATGCAGGCTTTTATCTGCCTACAGGTTCATCACAAACATTGTATGCTTTGCCTATGGCCGATGGTAACTCAGGTCAGTTCCTTTCTACCAATGGTGCAGGACAGCTCTCATGGGCAAGCGGTGGCGGTGGCGGCGGCGGAATTCTGAGCTGCACAACTACTGCAAACTCCGATTACACCATTCGCGGAAACGGCGGCGGTACCTACGAATGTACCGATGCACTGATGGTTTCTTCGTCGGGTTATGTTTCAGTGAATACGTCACCATCATCATCATACCGCTTCAGAGTAAACGGCAATACAGGCATCGGAAGTTCGCCCAGTTCGTCATATACGCTCAGCGTCGACGGTACAGGACACTTCACCGATTATGTCGGCATTGGTACTACACCTTCATCATCATACGACCTGCGCGTTTACGGGAATGTCGGTATTGGCTCATCACCGTCCTCAAGCTATGATTTGAGTGTGAGCGGTGACTCTTATATAACAGGCGGTCTGGGCGTGGGAACTACACCCAACTCATCAGGTCTGCGTGTCGGCAGTTCTTCGAACTTCTATGTGCCGACAAGTATGGGAAACTCATCGGGTACCACGCTGGTAGTATCGGGCGGCACGGTGTATAAATTGTCTTCAAGCCGCAGATATAAAGACAATATTAAAGATATTACGTACAACAAAGAATCCATTTTCAAACTGCGTCCGGTTTCTTATAATTATAAATCAACGGGTAAGCCCGATGTTGGACTTATTGCGGAAGAAGTGGATCAGGTAATGCCATCACTGGTTATCTATGAAGCAAAACCTATGGTGGGCGCCGACGGAAAGCCGGTTATAGATAAGGACGGAAACATTGAGTATTCCAAAACCGATTTCATACCCGAAGGCGTTAAGTACGATCGCCTCTCCATCTACCTGCTTGAGATTATCAAAGATCACGATAAGCAATTAAATGAAATGAGAACCATCATTGACCAGCAACAGAAACAAATTGACCAGTTGCTGAAAAAATAA
- a CDS encoding lamin tail domain-containing protein, with amino-acid sequence MRRTTLCFAFLLVLCTSAMSQVLINEVVSGNATTIYGIDGRNDWIEIFNSGASAVSLNQWGLSDNTTDPYKWRFPDISIDPAEHLIVWAGGLNTPYVCNHWEMPIAQGDTWKYFVGTSEPPATWRHSFFDDSGWTDGVTPIGYGDGNAVTIIPATVSLYMRKTFTITDVSKIAMALLAIDYDDGYVAYLNNVEICRNNVDPDIPPFNETADVRHEGMIEQGGLPECHMINPQDIIAALHNGTNVLAVQIHNTDISSTDMIAIPYLAIGLKDANSYWNSPPTWFNKEIQLLTNFKIDASGETLTLTDAGGVVADQVNVPSLPVDYSYLRIPDGAASWNYSSVTTPSYTNSTLNYAAAITPEPVFSLAPGFYPGTVQVSISSSLSGANIYYTKSGNTPTTSDNLYSGPVSISSTTVLRARVISSGLMSGEVATGTYVINFNSTLPVVSLQTETANLWNAEKGIYVKGPYAAATFPYRGGNFWWSKRVKGHIEYFGKDHQRKFSMDNNLSIDGNYTRALPQKTFLVEAKTYYDSSTFNYQLFPDKPINKFKSFRLRNSGSDWMNTHFRDAITHRAVASLGQDIQDYNPVNLFLNGSYWGIGNIREIADEQYLAENRSVNPDSVDIIKVVGLDNFVPAGTQTAFYDMVDYVSSHSFSGSTGIQQMNTVWDLDNFTDWFILETYLVNDDWIGDWTNNIKLWRENKPNARWRMLFIDFDQGTTSAWKDKLYTGLHPADSNFYTYMMKKMLNNSTYKNYFINRYADIMNTTFQPAPMHALTNSFHDSIAPEMPRAIAKWGDSALSVHSMAQWDSVVNRMHNFWDWRLSYARDFVEAEFNLNGQKNVTLAVEPPNAGKIKISTIIPDSLPWTGVYFDGNPVTLTAIPNPGFTFNNWKPCATFSTANSNQSITYNISHNDSLIARFNGVATVAKISISEICYHPDSTRKSGDWIELHNYGTGSIDVSGWHVKDSSLINDFMIPTTTVIPAGGYLVLAEDTTKFHAVHPGVPVLGPTGIGLNNSSENISLFDNGNVLYLEVKYYDTIPWPMCADGLGTTLELKNDTLDPNLGSSWFDGCVGGSPGGPFVPCNYDIVFSELNYKSNVAIDGGDWVELHNVTGLPIDVSNWKLSDDNDAHGWAIPAATVIPANGYLVLVGDAAKFGAVYVWAGEWRGSFGFGFGSSRDAVRLYKPAGLLYNAMVYHAALPWPDAAGTGYTLEGIDSLWNKSEPGSWFLGCWGGSPGFPYHQPCDFGVEEIVTGSPMLVYPNPANDHFIVEFPSGTPDNAVLSLYDINGREVMNRVLTGSNSFSIPRANLNGGIYFLRVTAADGLYRTKTIVFAQ; translated from the coding sequence ATGAGAAGAACTACCCTTTGTTTCGCATTTTTATTGGTTCTGTGCACTTCTGCAATGTCGCAGGTACTGATAAATGAAGTGGTAAGCGGTAATGCTACTACCATTTACGGCATTGATGGCCGCAATGACTGGATTGAGATTTTTAACAGCGGAGCTTCGGCTGTGAGTCTCAATCAGTGGGGTTTGTCTGACAATACTACCGATCCGTATAAATGGCGTTTTCCGGATATCAGCATTGACCCGGCTGAACATTTGATTGTGTGGGCAGGAGGACTCAATACGCCCTATGTGTGCAATCATTGGGAAATGCCCATCGCGCAGGGTGATACGTGGAAATATTTTGTAGGTACATCCGAACCGCCTGCAACATGGCGCCATTCATTCTTTGATGATTCTGGATGGACAGACGGCGTTACACCTATTGGATATGGCGATGGCAATGCAGTGACAATCATTCCTGCCACCGTAAGCCTGTATATGAGGAAAACATTTACCATTACCGATGTCTCAAAAATTGCGATGGCATTGCTTGCCATTGACTACGACGATGGCTATGTTGCCTATCTGAACAATGTGGAAATATGCCGCAACAATGTAGATCCTGATATTCCGCCCTTTAACGAAACTGCTGATGTGAGGCACGAAGGAATGATTGAGCAGGGAGGTTTGCCCGAATGCCACATGATAAATCCTCAGGATATTATTGCTGCTTTGCACAATGGAACCAATGTACTGGCGGTGCAAATTCACAATACGGATATCAGTTCAACCGACATGATTGCCATTCCGTATCTGGCCATCGGATTAAAAGATGCGAATTCTTACTGGAATTCTCCTCCTACATGGTTCAATAAAGAAATTCAGTTATTGACCAATTTTAAAATAGACGCTTCGGGCGAAACACTTACTCTTACTGATGCAGGCGGTGTTGTTGCCGATCAGGTCAATGTACCTTCGCTGCCGGTTGATTATTCGTATCTGCGTATTCCTGACGGAGCCGCATCATGGAATTACTCTAGCGTAACCACACCAAGTTATACAAATTCAACATTGAACTATGCCGCTGCCATTACTCCGGAACCGGTATTCTCGCTGGCACCCGGCTTTTATCCCGGCACAGTGCAGGTAAGCATTTCAAGTTCTCTCAGCGGAGCGAATATTTATTATACCAAAAGTGGAAATACTCCCACAACTTCCGATAATCTTTATTCGGGACCGGTCAGCATTTCTTCTACAACGGTGCTGCGGGCAAGAGTTATAAGCAGTGGGTTGATGTCGGGGGAAGTGGCAACCGGAACCTATGTTATCAATTTTAACTCCACACTTCCCGTGGTCTCATTGCAAACAGAAACGGCCAATCTCTGGAATGCCGAAAAAGGGATTTACGTTAAAGGACCTTATGCAGCCGCAACCTTTCCTTACAGGGGCGGCAATTTCTGGTGGAGCAAAAGAGTAAAAGGACATATTGAATACTTCGGGAAAGACCATCAGCGTAAGTTTTCCATGGACAATAACCTTTCTATTGATGGTAATTATACACGCGCTCTGCCGCAGAAAACATTTCTTGTTGAAGCCAAAACGTATTACGACAGTTCCACTTTTAACTACCAACTGTTTCCCGATAAGCCCATCAATAAATTTAAAAGTTTCAGGTTGAGGAACAGTGGCAGCGACTGGATGAATACACACTTCCGTGATGCTATAACCCACCGTGCCGTTGCAAGTCTTGGTCAGGATATCCAGGATTATAATCCCGTGAACCTCTTTTTGAATGGCTCATACTGGGGTATTGGAAACATCCGCGAAATTGCCGATGAACAATATCTTGCAGAAAACAGAAGTGTTAATCCCGATAGTGTGGATATTATTAAAGTGGTTGGTCTTGATAATTTCGTTCCGGCCGGCACGCAGACCGCATTTTATGATATGGTTGATTATGTGTCGTCGCATAGTTTCTCAGGCTCAACGGGAATTCAGCAAATGAATACCGTTTGGGATCTCGATAATTTTACCGACTGGTTTATTCTTGAAACATATCTCGTGAACGATGACTGGATTGGCGACTGGACCAATAACATCAAGCTGTGGCGCGAGAACAAACCGAATGCACGCTGGCGCATGCTATTTATTGATTTCGATCAGGGCACCACTTCTGCATGGAAAGATAAACTATACACCGGCCTCCATCCCGCCGATTCGAATTTCTATACCTATATGATGAAGAAAATGCTGAATAATTCTACGTACAAGAATTACTTCATCAATCGCTATGCCGATATCATGAATACTACCTTTCAGCCTGCACCTATGCATGCGCTTACCAACAGCTTCCATGATTCCATTGCACCCGAAATGCCTCGTGCCATTGCAAAATGGGGCGATTCGGCCTTGTCTGTGCATTCCATGGCACAATGGGATTCTGTTGTGAATCGTATGCATAATTTCTGGGACTGGAGGCTCAGTTATGCCCGCGATTTTGTTGAAGCAGAATTCAACCTCAACGGGCAGAAGAATGTAACACTCGCCGTGGAACCGCCCAATGCCGGAAAAATCAAGATCAGTACTATCATTCCTGATTCACTGCCTTGGACAGGAGTATACTTCGACGGGAATCCGGTAACTCTTACCGCTATTCCCAATCCCGGATTTACGTTTAACAACTGGAAGCCTTGTGCCACCTTCTCAACAGCAAATTCTAATCAATCCATTACGTATAATATTTCGCATAACGATTCACTTATTGCCAGGTTTAACGGAGTGGCAACCGTAGCTAAAATTTCGATTAGTGAAATTTGCTATCATCCCGACTCAACACGTAAATCAGGTGACTGGATTGAACTGCATAACTATGGTACAGGAAGTATTGATGTTTCCGGCTGGCATGTTAAAGACAGCAGTCTGATTAACGATTTTATGATACCGACTACAACCGTTATTCCTGCCGGAGGATACCTCGTGCTGGCTGAAGATACAACTAAATTTCATGCGGTTCATCCGGGTGTGCCTGTGCTCGGACCCACCGGTATCGGACTGAATAATTCAAGCGAGAATATCAGCCTTTTCGACAATGGAAACGTGCTGTACCTTGAAGTGAAGTATTATGATACCATTCCCTGGCCCATGTGTGCCGACGGTTTAGGTACGACTCTTGAGCTGAAAAATGATACGCTTGACCCGAATCTTGGAAGCAGTTGGTTCGATGGCTGTGTAGGCGGATCGCCCGGCGGGCCTTTTGTGCCGTGCAACTATGATATTGTTTTCAGTGAATTGAATTATAAATCAAATGTTGCCATTGACGGCGGCGACTGGGTAGAATTGCACAATGTTACCGGACTTCCCATCGATGTTTCTAACTGGAAACTCAGCGATGATAATGACGCACACGGTTGGGCTATTCCTGCCGCGACGGTCATTCCGGCAAACGGTTACCTGGTGCTGGTGGGCGATGCTGCTAAGTTTGGAGCTGTTTACGTGTGGGCTGGCGAATGGCGCGGCTCCTTCGGCTTTGGCTTCGGTTCATCACGTGATGCCGTCAGACTTTATAAACCTGCCGGTCTTCTTTATAATGCCATGGTTTATCATGCTGCCCTGCCCTGGCCCGATGCTGCCGGTACCGGTTATACACTTGAAGGAATTGATTCTCTCTGGAACAAGAGCGAACCGGGTAGCTGGTTCCTCGGTTGTTGGGGCGGTTCACCCGGATTCCCGTATCACCAGCCCTGCGACTTTGGCGTTGAAGAAATCGTTACCGGAAGCCCGATGCTTGTATATCCGAATCCGGCGAACGACCATTTTATTGTTGAATTCCCTTCCGGAACTCCTGATAATGCCGTGCTCAGCCTGTATGATATCAACGGGCGCGAAGTGATGAACAGGGTACTTACAGGAAGTAACAGCTTTTCCATCCCTCGCGCTAACCTGAACGGAGGAATTTATTTCCTCAGAGTAACTGCAGCTGACGGGCTTTACAGAACGAAAACGATTGTTTTTGCACAGTAA
- a CDS encoding porin, with protein sequence MRIRYIAILFLFVLFSIEGFGQYKISNGKNDLLISGMITTFYNYNAPKPGIVDHRKNSFYLRDAQLELDGGNKKWDFAVKVDFADLFSATDDPDSPGMMEANVTYKGWKFMDIVAGYQKLPFSRSVQVSFAYSPWFRRAEICKGDYFSQRDIGVTFVKKMWKKKLNVYAGIYSGMGESSIKTPNDFSGNPEYIARAEFNWPGGGKYRNIDPEHLKKPTFSVGVNGRYARKQSYSGGGYPIKTINGDKYVYGFDVNGMWQGLSATFEMHQIYMKPETQEFLYGLNTDYFRAGGWYGELSYHIKPINTVISGRYQEMNANDLVKGITKHVDASCVYMMKGYDSMLKLNFNYNKQEEFLTEVSPLKWRWQLTLGWQYMFN encoded by the coding sequence ATGAGAATACGGTATATAGCGATATTGTTTTTATTTGTTTTATTCTCAATTGAGGGTTTTGGACAATATAAGATTTCGAATGGTAAGAACGACCTGCTTATCTCAGGCATGATTACCACTTTTTATAATTATAATGCCCCCAAACCGGGTATTGTCGACCACCGTAAAAACTCCTTTTATCTGCGTGATGCGCAACTTGAACTTGACGGCGGTAACAAGAAATGGGACTTCGCCGTGAAGGTCGATTTTGCCGATCTCTTTTCCGCAACCGACGATCCCGACAGCCCCGGAATGATGGAAGCCAACGTTACCTATAAAGGATGGAAGTTTATGGATATCGTGGCAGGCTATCAGAAGCTCCCGTTTTCCAGAAGCGTGCAGGTATCATTTGCCTATTCGCCCTGGTTCCGCCGTGCAGAGATATGTAAAGGTGATTACTTTTCGCAGCGCGACATAGGTGTCACCTTCGTGAAAAAAATGTGGAAGAAGAAACTGAATGTATATGCGGGTATCTACAGCGGCATGGGTGAGTCAAGCATAAAAACACCGAATGATTTCAGCGGGAATCCCGAATATATCGCACGCGCTGAATTTAACTGGCCGGGCGGCGGCAAATACCGCAATATCGATCCCGAACATCTGAAAAAACCAACCTTCTCGGTGGGCGTGAACGGTCGCTATGCCCGCAAACAAAGTTATTCGGGCGGCGGTTATCCTATCAAAACGATTAATGGCGACAAATACGTCTACGGCTTTGATGTGAACGGCATGTGGCAAGGTCTGTCGGCTACCTTCGAAATGCATCAAATCTACATGAAACCCGAAACACAAGAATTTCTCTACGGACTCAATACCGATTATTTCAGAGCGGGCGGATGGTATGGCGAACTCTCATATCACATCAAGCCTATTAATACTGTAATCAGCGGTCGCTACCAGGAAATGAATGCCAACGACCTGGTGAAAGGCATTACCAAACATGTGGACGCCTCATGCGTGTATATGATGAAAGGCTACGATTCAATGCTTAAACTCAATTTCAATTACAACAAACAAGAAGAATTCCTGACAGAGGTAAGCCCCCTTAAATGGAGGTGGCAGCTTACACTGGGATGGCAGTATATGTTTAATTAG